Sequence from the Equus caballus isolate H_3958 breed thoroughbred chromosome 6, TB-T2T, whole genome shotgun sequence genome:
ACTATGAGGCCTCCTTAAAGGTGGGCCTCTGGGAGTTTTTATCACTCCAGCTAGCCCAAGCTCGCTCCCGGGAATTAGTCAATTTCCCTTTAAATGTTCTGATCAGGCTCCAGGTGCAGCTTCTGCTCCCAGGAAGCTATGGTTCTCTGTGTTCATCTGTCTCCCAGTTTTTGGGATGGTAGTtcctgtgacctcagttctctgatggatctGAAAGTGTTGTTcattttcagtttcctcacctctttttcatttttaaagggtGAGAGCGACACCTTCTAAGCCCTTTACTCTTTCCATGTTGGACTAGACTTATAATTCATTCTTTGGTCTGTAGGTTAATTAGAATTATGTTTCTTAAATTGCAAACATATGGGTTTCTTTCcagttatctttattttttttctggggaagattagccatgagctaacgtctgttgctaatcttcctctttttttgcttgaggaagattagcattgagctaacatctgtggtaatcttcctccgctttatgtgtgggatgccaccacagcatggctgacaagtggtgtaggttcatgccctggatccaaacccatgaagctgggctgctgaagtggagtgctccaaacttaaccactacaccatggggccagccctaccaGTTATCTTTTTGATGCTGATTTCTAACTTAACTGCATTATGGTCCGAGAACATGGTCTGTATGATTTTAAttccttgaaatattttgagatttgcTTTATGGACTAGTATATGGTctattttgagatattttccatttgtttttggtGATATGTGCTGGGTACCTGTTACTGAATCGGGCAGCATGCTGGGAGGAAATAATCGGCACACTTAAATATGACCAACTAGGGGGCTTCCCAAGTGGACAGGATTGAGGGGAATCAAAGAGGGTTGGTGAGGCATCCTGGGCTCTCAAGAGCAGGGAGCAGGTACTACCTTacaggggcagggaagggagatgTAGGAAAAGGCCACCTGACAGAGGCTCTGGGACATCAGGGAAGGAGCCAGGAGAATCAACATCCTCACTCACTCTCCTTCTGCCTTAATCTATCCTACTAAGTAACTCATATTGGTTGAACCCAACTAGAACCTAGAAGGCAATGAAGTCCATTGAGGCAGTCAACCAAGGTCTGTCTACCACGACACAGATCAGGGGGAGAAGGTGTATATTTACTTCTAGCGGGGCAAAAGAAAATATCCAGCACATATGAAAGGTAGAACAGGCCCTTCAGGGTGGTTGGAGCATATGGGCGAGGAAATATAAGCATTGGTAAAAGAAGGATATTGGTaaagtgaatgagaaaaaaatgttgaaattctCGGGACTATTTCCATGAAGGCACATGGTTTCCACAGGTTGCACTAAAATGGCATTTGTAGGAGTCCCACTGCAAATGAAAGTGGGTGGGAAATGATGAGGGGTGGGCCTGAGCTAGGCAGGAATGTGAGATTGGTGGGAACAAGGGAAGGATCACCGCTAGGTGGATGAAGTTTGCTTTGAAGTAACAGGAAAAGGCCTAATTTAAGTAGTAGTCTATGCTAGTGGCAGACAGAAGGGCGTAATTGGGTAGGAAAAGTCCTGTAACTTGAGAAAACCAGAGAGGTAGAGGTAGGCTCAGATAGAGACAAACATTTTAGATTTTAGACAAAAGATTTTAGAGAAGGTTTTGTCACAACTACTTATATAGATCGTTGCCGTGGCAGTGTCAGCAGAAATCTCCCCACAGTTGACCAGAAAATGGCTTTGTGAATAGAAGTCTGtatcctaaattcttctagatTTCTTCCTATCTCTTCTCTTCCCATATCAATACTTCTCATTATTTTCCTAATTCTGCCCTTTTAATACCTCATCTCCAGACCAGGGTTACTCAACTTCAGCCCTATTGACATTTCAGGCCACATAATTCTTTATTATGGTGACTATCCTATGTATTGTAGGAtattcagcagcatccctggcctctacctactgTAGGATACCAGTAGCATGCTCCCTCCTCTAGTTTTGGCAACcccaaaatgtcttcagacattgccaaataccCTCAGGGGAGAAAATTATCCCCACTGAGAACCCCTGCTCTAGACTTTAGGTAACAGAATAGGGGTAGGAGGGAAGGAAGATAGAGATGTGAGTAGAGAGTCTCAGGAAACGTAGTAGTAAGTAAAATGAGAGGTAGGAAGGAATCTTCATGAAAACAATAAAGCATACATTTAAATTGCACAACATGCCTCCAGCCTAGTCACAACATTTTTAAGTGGAGGCAAATAAATGTGCAAACAAGTTAAactgctctttttattttcttgtacaaTGCAGTTGTCACTCAAAGCTTCCTTGACTCTAGGAGATTTTGCTCTATAACTCTTACCCCTAGTTTACAACCTGGGCAAATGGGTGCTCTTCTCAGTCTCCCTGTTCTTGCTtctgcccttccttctcctcattAATAATCCACACATATTTGGCATACAGCTCCTCCTCTTGCTGCATTTGAGAAGTAACGAAATTCCATTGATCAGttcttattttcttctgagaGCTTTCTTGAAGAATTTTGGGGCCACCATTTAGGGATTGTATCACATACCTCACAGCATATTTCTTCAATCAATTGCTTTTTCCCTACCTCTGCAtatctctttgttttccttgtggCTCTCAGTCTCAACAAGAACGTCCAGGTCTGCTGCTGGTAGAAAGAAAGACATGAATGTTCTTTCCTGAAGTTTTTCAGCTCAGTGAGTTTCCCACTTGTCAGTGCTAAGGGAGAGATAATCCAGGGGGagggagcttcccctccgggagCCTTCCAGCTAGATGGACTCTGCCTGAGCAAGGCTGGTCCTCCCAAGGGCCCTCACCATGGCCCCCTTCATTTCCTTGTTTCGAAaactgtagatgatggggttgcACATGGGGGTGATGACGGtgtagaggagggagaaaggctTGTCTTTGTCAGGGCCATGCGTGCTGCGGGGGTTCATGTACGAGAACATGGCTGAGGTGTAGAAAAAGACGACCACAGTCAGATGGGAGGCGCAAGTAGAGAAGGTCTTTCCCCGACCTGAGGAGGAGGTTCTGCCAAGGATGGAGGCCAGGATGCGGGCATAGGAGATGACAATGAGCACCATGGGACTGAGCAGCACCACAATAGCATCAGCAAAGATCACTCTCAGACTAAACTGGGGGTCTCCACAAGAGAGAGTGATCACGATGGGGGCCTCACAGAAGAAGTTTTCTATGTGGTTGTCTCTACAGAATGGACCACGAAATGTCATGTAATCAAGCAGGATGCCATTGATCAGCCCAAAGAACCAGGCAGTACTCACCAGTCCCATACGGACATGCCAGCTCATGATCTGGGCATAGCTAAGAGGGTGGCAGATAGCAACATAACGGTCATAGGCCATAAAAGCCAAGAGGATACACTCGGCCACACCCACGCCAAAAACCAGATACATCTGGGTCaagcaggaggcaaaggagaGAGCGTGGTTCTGGACCACCAGGTGGATCAGCATCTgtgggatggtggtggtgatgaagCAGACatccaggaaggaaaggaggccaaggaagaagtacatggggctGTTGAGCCTGGGGTCTGTCCAGGTGATGAAGATGATGAGGCCATTCATGGCCATGGCAAGGCTGTAGAGGGCTAGGAAGACAGCAAAGAGCAATGCCTGAGTGGAATGGGAGCTCTGCTCAAAGCCCACAATGATAAACTCTGTCACTGTGCTCCCGTTCCTTAGGTCCACCATCTGGGGCCTGCTGAGGAGGGAGGACAGGAAAAGCACAGATGAGATAGTTGTGCATAGGTGCTGCCCATGTGTATAAAAACAGAGAGGACAAAGGAATCAAAAAACAGGAATTTCAGTAAACTCTATGTGGGTCAGCAGTGTCGTTGGCACCAAAAAATGCCGGTGCTATTGTAGGCTGCAATAGTGGAACCATATAATGAACCAAGGGAGATCCTATTGTACTTTGTGTGGATCAAGCTATACTTGAAATATTGTACCCAGTTCTGGGACCTCTATTTTAAACGATTATCCACCAATGGGACTATGTTCAGAGACAAACAAGATGGTGAAGGATCTAGGAACCATGTGACAAACCTTGCAGGAAATGTTGAAGGGAAGACTCAGAGAAAATCTGAGAGGGCTCTTTAAATGTTAATGGCTTTTCCATTTAGAATTTACTTTTTCTGTAGAATCTTAATGAGTAGAACTCAAACCAGAGAATGGAAATACCagagaaaaaattattaatactTCTAATTATAAACTTTATTTGTTGTCTTAACTATCAAAGTAATGCCTGCTCATTGGGGaacatctggaaaacaaaaaaacaaaagcaaaaataaataaataaaaagaatcactCAGAGAGAAACCGCTtcaatattttagtttttcttttcagtgattgtttttctgtttatatttaaaagcttttaagACCAACCCAAGGCTTGAGTAGAACCTGCCATAAGAACTTAACTGTTGGCGAGAAGTGTATCTTCAGGAAGAAATGCAGCAGTTGCTGATTCCAGGTTGGGGGATCTGCTAAAAGTCCAATAGGGAGAAAGCAAAAAGGctaaaaattcatctttttatttgaaTGGGGAACTGGGAACAATTGCACTCCACCCCAATTTACAgcgaaaaataatttattcatttaatagcTGAGTGCCCACTGTGCTCCGTTTATTGAGCTAAGTACCTGGGATATAAAATCATGTGTGAGGACTTCCTCCCTGACATCCTGGAGATTATAAATATACCAAGTCATTAGATCGGGGGATAAGTTAGAAAATAGAGAATCCTTATAACATATGGataatattaacaaaaaatatacatttataagcTTTATATTTCAAACTCTATTGCCTCCATAGAGGGAATGGACCCTTTGAAGGGTCATGGAACATTTGCAAATACTGTTCATATATTAGAGTATAAAGAAACCTTAAATGAATTCCAAAGAGCCAACACAGTTCATAACATATTCACCACACTACAATGAGGcgttaaaattcttaaatttctgtATAGATGAGATTtcttaaaattctgtttcttttctctccttgagGTGTGAGAAAAAGAGCACAGGTGTTGGCTTGTATATAGcattttcctttagaatattatttctcatcacattgtacactttaaatatcttctaattttatgaattatacttcaataaagctgaaaaactCTGTCAAAtccaagtggaaaaaaaaacagaatatcatttgctttcttttttaacatcAAGGAAAGAAGTAAActcttactgaatattttaaatttagaatgtGCTGTTTTGATAAATAAATCATAGATAACATTCTTCTGATCAGCAGGGCTGTCAGGAGTGTTGTGCAGTTTGTGCACTACACAAAGTTTCCTGAAGGGAACAGTGAGTGCTGAAATGCAGCCTCTGCTCGACTTACCAACCTATGTACCCTGGTAGGGGTTGTATGAGTTCAGAGGAAGTGGTGCCTTTTTTCTAATCCTTCTCTGAGAGGGAGTGACTTTTCGTAATAAGCTTAAAGGTACCATATATATGTTAAGGAAGTCCTGCTGGTCAGGAAGTTCTGGCCATGAGAATATTCAAATTTcaacacttaaaattttttgtctCATAAGATTGATGAAGTCTTTGAAcgaataataataaataagccTAGGTTCCTCTGAGTGGGTTTTAGGAATAATAAGGCAGTAGGCATTTCTGCTAATGCAGCaatactcaaagtgtggtccacaaaccagaggcagcagcaacatcacctgggaacttgatAGAAACACAGATTATTGAGTTTCCCCCAGATCTCCTGAATCATAAACTCGGaggatggggcccagcaatcaCTGTTTTGACACTCCCTCcatgtgattctgatgcacattgGACATTTAAAACTTCTGGTTTAATGTAGGGGTGGACAAACTATGGCCCTCAAGCCAAATATAGTCCACtgactatttttataatgaaagttctattggaacatagccacaccCATTTGCTTATGTATTGTCTCTAATTCTTTTcccactacaatggcagagctgcATGGTTGCCACAGAGACCATATAGTATGCAAACAGggttgtcagatttagcaaataaaaatataacaggCCCAGTTACatgacattttcagacaaataaTGACTAatcttttattataaatatgttccatGCAATATTAGTAACCCAACacgcaaagcctaaaatattcactatctggcccttattgaaaatgtttgctgactctTGCATAATGTAATGACTTTAGAGTGGACTTGCTTCTGATAGTCAGGAGCATGTAAGGGAAGCAATGAAAGAGGCCTTACTCCTGATCACACACCTGGGATTCTGGTGCATTGAGTCTCAAGCACGTCCTTCCCAAGAGGAAGGTTCAATCTAGGAAGTCAATCTGCCCGGGATGGAAAGGCAGCCGGCGccacttctttttctgtttattaaacTCAACGTTATCAGTTGCTTTTCGTTTTTTAAGTGCCTAGTGATACACGTGTTCAGTTAAGATCAAGCGGATGTTTTAGAAGGATTGTCCAACTAACGCAGAAGTGATTCTGTGACAATACACCTAGACAGGATTATGAAAATAATCCCACCTacttaaaaactgaaaaacaaaactcttaaattaaacaggaaatcaaaacagcaattGAAGACTATTAAAAAATACTACTAATAAAAAGtagcatatattaataaatactATACACAGCTATTTGGTAAAGGAAAAGTTAATAGCCTGAAATACTTCTATTActtaacaaaaaggaagaaagataaatgaaatgaaaggaaacaaaatgaaaagctcaAGAGGTTAGaagcagataaacaaaattaatctAAGGAAGACCAGATAGGGACAATATGTaaagatca
This genomic interval carries:
- the OR10AD1 gene encoding olfactory receptor 10AD1; its protein translation is MVDLRNGSTVTEFIIVGFEQSSHSTQALLFAVFLALYSLAMAMNGLIIFITWTDPRLNSPMYFFLGLLSFLDVCFITTTIPQMLIHLVVQNHALSFASCLTQMYLVFGVGVAECILLAFMAYDRYVAICHPLSYAQIMSWHVRMGLVSTAWFFGLINGILLDYMTFRGPFCRDNHIENFFCEAPIVITLSCGDPQFSLRVIFADAIVVLLSPMVLIVISYARILASILGRTSSSGRGKTFSTCASHLTVVVFFYTSAMFSYMNPRSTHGPDKDKPFSLLYTVITPMCNPIIYSFRNKEMKGAMVRALGRTSLAQAESI